In Vibrio echinoideorum, the following proteins share a genomic window:
- a CDS encoding bifunctional diguanylate cyclase/phosphodiesterase has protein sequence MTLYKQLVVGMVAVFILLMTSVFMIEFNTTRGYLEEQQRSEVSNTINTVGLALAPYLEEKDKVAVESVINALFDGSSYSVVRLIFLDSGDDILRSYPVKPTGVPQWFTNLNLFEPVHDRRVITSGWMQLAEVEIVSHPGPAYDQLWQAFTRLLTLFGAIFLLGLISISWILKRALRPLSLIITKMDQIAKNQFGEPLIRPKTKDLILVVDGINHMSTQVELAFKNQAQEAQRLRERAYIDPVSQLGNRAYYMSQLNQWLEESSLGGLAVLQAQFISEEYDEKGYQEGDALVHQLADLLQASISSPDITIARISTDEFGFILPNIDESELKLIADSIVNCVQNLGSDPTGTAAAHLALGVTYSNKTKTSTEIMSLVDNALSSAKANRELTYGYVTADDHGAVMGKQQWRMLVEEAIINDLVTFRLQAANNAFGKTYHQEVFSAIEKEGVRYGANQYLYALEQLEMSHILDQYVIEKMIEKLNAKEVTSPIAINISPSSIAQPSFIRWIGNTLDKNASIAHLLHFEIPENCFINVPHYTALLCNTIRNADAVFGVDNYGRNFQSLDYINEYRPSYVKLDYLFTHNLDDEKQKFTLTSISRTAHNLGVTTIASRIETQTQLDILSDNYVEVFQGFIVDK, from the coding sequence ATGACTTTATATAAACAGCTTGTGGTCGGGATGGTTGCAGTGTTCATATTGCTGATGACATCAGTTTTTATGATCGAATTCAATACGACCCGTGGATACTTAGAAGAGCAGCAACGCTCTGAGGTAAGTAATACCATTAATACTGTTGGACTGGCTCTCGCCCCTTACCTAGAAGAAAAGGACAAGGTGGCAGTGGAGTCTGTTATCAACGCCCTGTTTGATGGCAGTTCTTACTCCGTCGTGCGATTAATATTTCTCGACAGCGGCGATGATATTCTCCGCTCATACCCTGTGAAACCAACAGGCGTACCGCAATGGTTTACCAACCTTAATCTATTTGAACCCGTTCATGATCGCCGCGTGATTACCAGTGGCTGGATGCAACTGGCTGAAGTCGAGATAGTGAGCCACCCAGGCCCTGCCTATGATCAACTTTGGCAAGCATTTACACGCTTATTGACCTTATTCGGTGCGATCTTCTTACTGGGTTTGATTTCGATTTCATGGATCCTTAAACGAGCGCTGCGTCCGTTATCGTTGATCATTACCAAAATGGATCAGATCGCTAAGAACCAGTTCGGTGAACCTTTGATTCGTCCTAAAACAAAAGATCTGATCTTAGTCGTTGATGGCATCAACCACATGTCCACTCAAGTAGAGCTGGCTTTTAAAAACCAAGCTCAAGAAGCTCAACGACTTCGTGAGCGAGCGTATATTGATCCGGTATCTCAACTCGGTAACCGTGCTTACTACATGTCTCAACTCAACCAATGGCTGGAAGAGTCGAGTTTAGGCGGCCTTGCCGTATTGCAAGCACAGTTCATCAGCGAAGAATATGATGAAAAAGGCTACCAAGAAGGCGATGCGTTGGTGCACCAACTCGCAGACCTGCTACAAGCTTCGATTTCGTCGCCTGATATCACCATTGCACGTATCTCTACGGATGAATTTGGTTTCATTCTGCCAAACATTGACGAAAGCGAGCTTAAACTGATCGCAGATAGCATTGTTAACTGCGTTCAAAACCTAGGTTCAGATCCAACAGGGACTGCTGCTGCACACCTTGCTCTGGGTGTCACTTACAGTAATAAGACAAAAACCAGTACTGAGATTATGTCGCTGGTGGATAACGCGCTATCAAGTGCGAAAGCAAACCGTGAACTTACCTACGGTTACGTAACGGCTGACGACCACGGCGCAGTGATGGGTAAACAGCAATGGCGTATGTTGGTAGAAGAAGCCATCATCAACGATCTCGTCACCTTCCGCCTGCAAGCTGCGAATAACGCTTTTGGCAAAACCTACCACCAAGAAGTATTCTCTGCGATTGAGAAAGAAGGCGTTCGTTACGGAGCCAACCAGTATCTATATGCTCTAGAACAACTTGAAATGAGCCACATTCTCGACCAATACGTTATCGAGAAAATGATTGAAAAATTGAATGCAAAAGAGGTGACAAGCCCTATTGCTATCAACATCTCTCCGAGCAGTATTGCTCAACCAAGCTTTATCCGTTGGATCGGAAATACTCTGGATAAAAATGCGTCTATCGCACATCTACTGCACTTTGAGATTCCAGAAAACTGTTTCATCAATGTTCCTCACTACACTGCACTATTGTGTAACACCATCCGCAACGCTGATGCCGTGTTCGGTGTCGATAACTACGGACGTAATTTCCAATCATTGGATTACATCAACGAATACCGTCCAAGCTATGTGAAGCTCGATTACTTGTTCACACATAACCTTGATGATGAAAAGCAGAAATTCACCTTAACGTCGATCTCTAGAACCGCTCACAACCTAGGTGTGACCACTATTGCGTCTCGAATAGAAACTCAGACTCAATTAGATATCTTGTCTGATAACTACGTAGAAGTGTTCCAAGGCTTCATTGTTGATAAATAG
- a CDS encoding type I secretion system permease/ATPase, with translation MQDPLLNSLIYVSRYYGLANSPEALINGLPLSDGKLTPFLFPRSAERAGLVAKENRSDLESIPHLILPAVLLLKQGEACVLNSIDVEKQEAEIITAESGMVPIIIPIEELKEQFIGRYFLVKKQFRYDERSPEVLKTRKGHWFWGTIWESKNIYRDVLIASILINIFAIAAPMFTRLVYDKVVPNLAFETLWVLASGIFVVFLFDLLLKLMRSYFIDVAGKKSDILISSKLFSKVLGIRMEAKPASVGAFAKNLQEFESIREFFTSATIGSLIDLPFALMFLALIWLMAGNLVFVPIAGVVVLIIYALLIQGPLRRAIEEGSRLASQKYANLIESLAGLETVKLFSAQSQFQFRWEEAVAHMANWNIKSRRITDSIQNTAGFVQQSTNVGMIIFGVYLIAEGELTMGGLIAATMLSGRAIGPLVQLSLLSTRYNQAKSSMTLIEQVMSMPDEQEEGKRYIHRPIIQGHIALDKVTFHYPDSPVASIRDLTLNITPGEKVAIIGRIGSGKTTLERLIMGLYKPTEGHVRIDDTDMEQLHHVDVRRNIGCVPQDSNLFYGSIRDNITLGRPLVDDRDVMDAANRAGVTAFTQQDPSGLERQVGEGGGMLSGGQRQSIAIARAFLGRPPVLLLDEPTSAIDNRSEMHIKHQLNQLLPSETLILITHKTSMLDIVDRVIVMEKGSIIADGPKAQVLSDLKQGKVRAVS, from the coding sequence ATGCAAGATCCACTATTAAACTCACTGATCTACGTTAGTCGGTATTACGGGTTAGCTAACTCACCCGAAGCGTTGATCAATGGGCTACCACTATCAGATGGAAAGCTAACCCCTTTCCTATTCCCTCGTTCTGCTGAACGAGCGGGATTAGTGGCAAAAGAAAATCGTTCCGACTTAGAAAGCATTCCTCACCTGATTCTGCCTGCAGTTTTACTTCTCAAGCAAGGTGAGGCATGTGTTCTCAACAGTATTGATGTAGAAAAACAAGAAGCTGAAATCATCACAGCAGAGAGCGGAATGGTGCCAATCATCATTCCAATAGAAGAGCTGAAAGAACAATTCATTGGCCGTTACTTCTTAGTGAAGAAACAGTTCCGTTATGATGAGCGCTCGCCCGAGGTTCTAAAAACTCGCAAAGGCCACTGGTTTTGGGGCACCATTTGGGAATCTAAGAACATCTATCGTGATGTGTTGATTGCCTCAATTCTGATCAATATTTTCGCTATTGCCGCGCCAATGTTTACTCGTCTTGTGTATGACAAAGTAGTACCTAACCTCGCCTTCGAAACCCTATGGGTATTAGCGAGTGGTATTTTTGTAGTCTTCCTTTTCGACCTACTTTTAAAGTTAATGCGAAGCTACTTTATTGATGTCGCAGGTAAGAAGTCCGATATCCTGATTTCCTCTAAGCTGTTCAGTAAAGTATTGGGTATTCGTATGGAAGCAAAGCCAGCTTCTGTCGGAGCCTTTGCGAAAAACTTGCAAGAATTCGAATCAATCCGTGAATTCTTCACCTCAGCAACGATTGGTTCGTTAATTGACTTACCGTTCGCACTGATGTTCTTGGCCTTGATTTGGTTAATGGCGGGGAATCTTGTATTTGTTCCTATTGCTGGCGTGGTCGTTCTGATCATCTATGCATTATTAATCCAAGGTCCACTGCGTCGTGCTATTGAAGAAGGCTCTCGCCTTGCATCTCAAAAATACGCGAACTTGATCGAGAGTTTGGCTGGGTTAGAAACCGTTAAACTGTTCAGCGCTCAAAGTCAGTTCCAATTCCGTTGGGAAGAAGCCGTTGCTCACATGGCGAACTGGAATATCAAAAGTCGCCGTATTACCGATAGCATCCAAAACACAGCTGGATTCGTTCAACAAAGTACCAATGTTGGGATGATCATTTTTGGTGTGTATCTGATCGCTGAAGGCGAACTCACCATGGGTGGCTTGATTGCCGCGACCATGTTAAGTGGCCGTGCGATTGGGCCTCTTGTTCAGTTGTCACTGCTTTCGACTCGTTATAACCAAGCGAAATCGTCGATGACTTTGATTGAGCAAGTGATGTCGATGCCAGACGAGCAAGAAGAAGGTAAGCGCTACATTCACCGACCTATCATTCAAGGTCATATCGCGTTGGATAAAGTCACGTTCCACTACCCTGATTCTCCAGTTGCTTCAATACGCGACCTCACCCTAAACATCACTCCAGGTGAAAAAGTTGCCATCATCGGACGTATTGGGTCAGGTAAAACTACGCTAGAACGTCTAATTATGGGCCTATACAAGCCCACAGAGGGTCATGTACGCATAGATGACACAGATATGGAACAACTTCACCATGTTGACGTACGACGCAATATAGGCTGTGTACCGCAAGACAGTAACCTGTTCTACGGTTCAATAAGAGATAACATCACCTTAGGTCGCCCTTTGGTTGATGATCGCGATGTAATGGATGCAGCCAACCGCGCCGGAGTTACCGCTTTTACTCAGCAAGATCCTTCTGGCTTAGAGCGTCAAGTCGGCGAAGGAGGAGGTATGCTCTCTGGAGGCCAACGTCAATCTATCGCGATTGCGAGAGCCTTCTTAGGCCGTCCGCCGGTGTTATTGTTGGATGAGCCAACCAGTGCAATTGATAACCGCTCAGAGATGCACATCAAACATCAGCTTAACCAGTTACTGCCGAGCGAGACCTTAATTCTTATTACGCATAAAACGTCAATGTTAGACATAGTAGACCGAGTGATTGTAATGGAGAAAGGCAGCATTATTGCCGATGGTCCTAAAGCGCAAGTTCTGTCAGATCTGAAACAAGGTAAAGTAAGGGCAGTAAGCTAA
- a CDS encoding DUF342 domain-containing protein encodes MWDNIVTLSEDKQQVIARLPSGIVVDASFDNKTLPPALEALSVSNYFLFEEEVLRFVTLAKEGKGEAYDGILIAEVRDATVAVELSDDEMLASLVVTGPYSGKALRGSDIIHCLALAQITKGINKLALRKVLMMSSKLKPGEKFTQPVAKGTQPVKGKDAKFAALVEDITRQVLKPRNKDEGKIDMRDLGETITVGQNDQLMKRTPATKGIAGFTVQGRIIPPLPGQDSLIKPGKGTYISPKDPNLLLASYPGLPIIKDRTIEVDDALCVSNVDVSTGHVKFKGNVFVSGNIEPGMIVKATGSITVGGFIESAEVQAQGDIKVAKGIIGHTAKEGEPKSCKVFTKGSITASYAQNAELQTANDIRLGVHSMGNDIRCGNNLTVMDSLKKHGTLSGGEAKVGGKVECVFLGVEGDTATKVHGFARYDGYRQKIAEVKETYKHAQEQTMGVIRQELEFKKRPKAERGEAQALEIEQQREKNNQAIESTKSQLDTLEAEFETNLAECTVEAHEKVYTRVTVQFGDETVTTKRTHGGSVFSFNQYEIQCSFKMEQEDISL; translated from the coding sequence ATGTGGGATAACATCGTTACATTGTCAGAAGACAAGCAACAAGTGATTGCACGTCTGCCGTCGGGGATTGTGGTCGACGCAAGCTTTGACAACAAGACACTACCACCAGCCTTGGAAGCATTAAGCGTATCAAACTATTTTCTTTTTGAAGAAGAGGTGTTGCGTTTTGTTACTCTTGCTAAAGAGGGGAAGGGAGAAGCGTACGACGGTATTTTGATTGCTGAAGTGCGTGATGCAACTGTTGCCGTCGAATTGTCTGATGATGAGATGCTCGCCAGCCTCGTCGTGACTGGGCCATATAGTGGAAAAGCATTACGCGGTAGTGACATTATTCACTGCTTAGCTTTGGCTCAGATAACAAAAGGCATTAATAAGTTAGCCCTCAGAAAAGTACTGATGATGAGCAGCAAACTGAAACCGGGTGAAAAGTTTACTCAGCCAGTTGCCAAAGGCACGCAACCCGTAAAGGGAAAAGATGCAAAGTTCGCAGCATTGGTTGAAGATATTACTCGCCAAGTCTTGAAGCCCCGAAATAAAGACGAAGGCAAGATCGATATGCGAGATTTGGGAGAAACCATTACTGTTGGTCAAAATGATCAGTTAATGAAACGTACCCCTGCTACGAAAGGCATTGCTGGCTTTACCGTCCAAGGGCGAATTATCCCGCCGCTTCCTGGACAGGACAGTTTAATCAAACCTGGCAAAGGTACCTACATTTCCCCTAAAGACCCCAACTTACTACTCGCCTCATACCCTGGTTTGCCCATCATTAAAGACCGTACCATTGAAGTCGACGATGCGTTGTGTGTTAGCAATGTTGATGTATCTACTGGCCACGTTAAATTTAAAGGTAATGTGTTTGTTTCTGGAAACATCGAGCCGGGAATGATCGTTAAGGCGACAGGGAGTATTACTGTTGGCGGTTTTATTGAGTCGGCAGAAGTTCAGGCTCAGGGCGATATTAAAGTCGCGAAAGGAATTATTGGTCACACAGCCAAAGAAGGCGAACCCAAAAGTTGTAAGGTTTTCACAAAAGGTTCTATCACAGCAAGCTATGCGCAGAATGCAGAGTTGCAAACAGCGAATGATATTCGACTTGGTGTACACAGCATGGGTAACGACATTCGCTGTGGTAACAACCTTACCGTGATGGATTCTTTGAAGAAACACGGAACGCTCAGTGGTGGCGAAGCTAAAGTCGGCGGTAAAGTCGAATGTGTGTTTTTGGGTGTTGAGGGAGATACAGCGACCAAGGTTCATGGATTTGCACGCTACGATGGATACAGACAAAAGATTGCCGAAGTGAAGGAAACTTATAAACACGCTCAAGAGCAAACGATGGGTGTGATTCGTCAAGAGCTCGAATTCAAGAAGCGACCAAAAGCTGAGAGAGGTGAAGCGCAGGCGTTGGAAATTGAGCAACAACGAGAAAAAAACAATCAAGCGATCGAAAGCACTAAATCACAGTTAGATACGCTCGAAGCGGAGTTTGAAACGAATCTTGCTGAGTGCACGGTAGAAGCGCATGAAAAGGTTTATACCCGAGTCACTGTTCAGTTTGGTGATGAGACGGTGACGACCAAGCGAACTCATGGTGGGAGTGTTTTCTCATTCAACCAATACGAGATCCAGTGTTCATTCAAAATGGAACAAGAAGATATTTCTCTATAA